One region of Synechococcus elongatus PCC 11801 genomic DNA includes:
- the kaiB gene encoding circadian clock protein KaiB, with the protein MSPRKTYILKLYVAGNTPNSVRALKTLKNILEVEFQGVYALKVIDVLKNPQLAEEDKILATPTLAKVLPLPVRRIIGDLSDREKVLIGLDLLYGDLQDTDDF; encoded by the coding sequence ATGAGCCCTCGTAAAACCTACATTCTCAAGCTCTACGTCGCCGGCAATACTCCGAACTCGGTTCGAGCCCTCAAGACGCTCAAGAACATCCTTGAAGTCGAGTTTCAAGGTGTCTATGCCCTGAAGGTGATCGATGTTTTAAAAAATCCTCAGTTGGCAGAGGAGGATAAAATTCTAGCGACGCCAACGCTTGCTAAGGTTTTACCGTTGCCGGTGCGTCGGATTATCGGTGATTTATCCGATCGCGAGAAGGTACTGATTGGTCTTGACTTGCTCTACGGAGACTTGCAAGACACGGATGATTTTTAG
- the kaiC gene encoding circadian clock protein KaiC, with protein sequence MTPAEMTGSNNGSTHQAVAKMRTMIEGFDDISHGGLPIGRSTLVSGTSGTGKTLFSIQFLYNGIIEFDEPGVFVTFEETPQDIIKNARSFGWDLAKLVDEGKLFILDASPDPEGQEVVGGFDLSALIERINYAIQKYRARRVSIDSVTSVFQQYDASSVVRRELFRLVARLKQIGATTLMTTERLEEYGPIARYGVEEFVSDNVVILRNVLEGERRRRTLEILKLRGTSHMKGEYPFTITDNGINIFPLGAMRLTQRSSNVRVSSGVTRLDEMCGGGFFKDSIILATGATGTGKTLLVSRFVENACANKERAILFAYEESRAQLLRNAYSWGMDFEEMERQDLLKIVCAYPESAGLEDHLQIIKSEISEFKPARIAIDSLSALARGVSNNAFRQFVIGVTGYAKQEEITGLFTNTSDQFMGAHSITDSHISTITDTIILLQYVEIRGEMSRAINVFKMRGSWHDKAIREFMISDKGPDIKDSFRNFERIISGSPTRITVDEKSELSRIVRGVQEKGPES encoded by the coding sequence ATGACCCCCGCTGAGATGACTGGTTCCAATAACGGCTCTACGCACCAAGCGGTTGCCAAAATGCGCACGATGATTGAAGGCTTTGACGATATTAGTCATGGTGGTCTTCCGATTGGGCGATCCACACTTGTCAGTGGGACTTCTGGAACTGGCAAAACCCTCTTCTCAATTCAATTTCTCTACAACGGCATTATTGAATTTGATGAGCCGGGTGTCTTCGTCACCTTTGAAGAAACGCCACAAGACATTATTAAAAATGCGCGCAGTTTCGGCTGGGATCTCGCCAAGCTTGTGGATGAAGGAAAATTGTTTATTCTTGATGCTTCCCCAGATCCAGAAGGTCAAGAAGTAGTCGGTGGCTTTGACTTATCAGCCCTGATCGAACGTATTAATTATGCTATTCAAAAGTACCGTGCTCGTCGGGTTTCCATTGACTCAGTTACATCCGTTTTTCAGCAATATGATGCTTCTTCAGTCGTTCGCCGAGAATTGTTCCGACTCGTCGCTCGTCTCAAGCAAATTGGTGCCACGACCTTGATGACTACTGAGCGCTTGGAGGAATACGGCCCGATCGCTCGCTATGGCGTTGAAGAATTTGTCTCCGATAACGTCGTCATCCTACGCAACGTGTTGGAAGGCGAACGCCGCCGCCGAACCCTCGAAATTCTGAAGCTGCGTGGCACGAGCCACATGAAAGGGGAGTATCCGTTCACGATTACGGATAACGGCATTAATATCTTCCCGCTCGGGGCAATGCGCCTCACGCAGCGATCTTCGAACGTCCGCGTTTCTTCTGGGGTTACGCGACTCGATGAAATGTGCGGTGGCGGCTTCTTCAAAGACTCGATTATTCTTGCGACGGGTGCGACTGGCACTGGCAAAACACTGCTGGTGAGTCGGTTTGTTGAGAATGCCTGTGCGAACAAAGAGCGAGCCATTCTCTTTGCTTATGAAGAGTCACGGGCACAGCTGCTCCGCAATGCCTATTCTTGGGGCATGGACTTCGAAGAAATGGAGCGTCAGGACCTTCTTAAAATTGTCTGTGCCTATCCAGAATCAGCGGGTTTGGAAGACCATTTGCAGATCATTAAGTCGGAGATTAGCGAATTTAAACCGGCTCGAATTGCGATCGACTCTCTCTCGGCTTTAGCGCGTGGTGTGAGTAATAATGCTTTCCGACAATTTGTGATTGGCGTGACTGGCTATGCCAAACAGGAAGAGATCACAGGACTCTTCACCAACACCAGCGATCAGTTTATGGGAGCCCACTCGATTACAGACTCCCATATTTCAACCATTACTGACACGATTATCTTGCTGCAGTACGTTGAAATCCGCGGCGAAATGTCTCGTGCTATTAACGTCTTTAAGATGCGCGGTTCTTGGCACGACAAAGCGATTCGTGAATTCATGATCAGCGACAAAGGACCGGATATCAAAGACTCCTTCCGGAATTTCGAGCGGATTATTTCCGGCTCACCAACACGGATCACTGTGGATGAGAAGAGTGAGCTGTCGCGGATTGTGCGCGGCGTTCAAGAAAAGGGGCCGGAAAGCTAG
- a CDS encoding acyl-CoA dehydrogenase family protein, translating into MELQALQNWLTAEVQPQAEAIDQDPAVLATVLGQMGDRGWLGLSLPTIAGEAALSPLQVWQAQTAIASASGALAFLQTQHQSAAALLARYCPGDRCLQGLRQGQPKVGIGFSHLRRSPVPLQAQWQGDQICLSGQLPWLTGWGFFEEFLIAAPLPDGQILFCLIPASAPEWQVSPLALAAMGTTGTVAAQLSITLPRDRLVTIQPATWIHDRDRQGILSPTAFACGVARAAIRTLEKQSLDSAALLQSRLEQIEQAIAATLLQSERLPDRALDLRVQALSLMHRCTQAAVFSAAGAANSLQHPAQRLYREALAFSVLGLTADLQACYLTAIATAD; encoded by the coding sequence GTGGAACTGCAAGCCCTGCAAAATTGGCTGACCGCCGAGGTGCAGCCCCAAGCAGAAGCGATCGATCAAGATCCTGCTGTCCTAGCCACAGTGCTTGGGCAAATGGGCGATCGCGGTTGGCTGGGGCTGTCTCTTCCTACCATTGCGGGGGAAGCGGCACTCTCCCCGCTGCAGGTTTGGCAAGCACAGACTGCAATCGCCAGTGCTTCAGGTGCCTTGGCGTTTCTGCAAACCCAGCACCAAAGTGCCGCGGCGCTTCTCGCCAGATATTGTCCCGGCGATCGTTGCTTGCAAGGTCTGCGTCAGGGTCAACCCAAAGTTGGAATTGGCTTTTCCCATCTGCGGCGATCGCCCGTTCCTTTGCAAGCTCAATGGCAAGGAGATCAGATCTGCCTGAGTGGTCAGCTTCCTTGGCTGACGGGCTGGGGCTTTTTTGAGGAGTTTTTGATTGCCGCCCCTTTACCCGACGGCCAAATTCTCTTTTGCTTGATCCCAGCCAGCGCACCTGAATGGCAAGTCTCGCCCTTGGCGCTGGCTGCGATGGGAACAACTGGCACAGTCGCTGCTCAGCTGAGCATTACGCTGCCCCGCGATCGCTTGGTAACGATTCAGCCTGCCACATGGATCCACGATCGCGATCGCCAAGGCATTCTTAGTCCAACGGCTTTTGCCTGCGGCGTTGCGCGGGCTGCAATCCGAACTCTGGAAAAGCAGTCATTGGACAGTGCGGCTCTCCTCCAGTCCCGATTGGAGCAGATCGAACAGGCGATCGCCGCCACTCTCCTGCAATCCGAGCGATTGCCAGATCGAGCGCTAGATTTGCGGGTGCAAGCCCTTAGCCTGATGCATCGCTGTACCCAAGCTGCTGTCTTTAGCGCAGCTGGTGCCGCCAATTCACTACAACACCCAGCCCAACGGCTCTATCGCGAAGCGCTCGCGTTCTCCGTTCTAGGACTGACGGCTGATCTGCAAGCGTGCTATCTGACGGCGATCGCCACCGCAGACTAG
- a CDS encoding glutathione peroxidase: MAPQVTDIAVKTIDGAAKSLGDYAGQVLLIVNVASYCGYTSQYSGLEALYRQYRDRGLQILAFPCNDFGAQEPGSNEEIKTFCSTRFDVSFELFDKVHAKGADQHPLYAALTQTEPAGDVAWNFEKFLVGKDGTVLARFKSGVAPNDPALIQAIEAALAA; this comes from the coding sequence ATGGCTCCTCAGGTCACGGACATTGCAGTCAAGACAATCGATGGTGCAGCGAAAAGCCTCGGTGACTACGCTGGTCAGGTGTTGTTGATCGTTAATGTCGCTTCTTACTGCGGCTACACCTCCCAGTACAGCGGCTTAGAAGCCCTCTATCGGCAATACCGCGATCGCGGGCTGCAGATCTTGGCGTTCCCCTGCAATGATTTCGGGGCGCAGGAGCCGGGCAGCAACGAGGAGATCAAAACCTTCTGCTCAACTCGCTTCGATGTCAGCTTTGAGCTGTTCGACAAAGTCCACGCCAAAGGGGCTGATCAACATCCCCTCTATGCGGCACTGACCCAAACGGAACCTGCTGGAGATGTCGCGTGGAACTTTGAGAAATTCTTGGTCGGCAAGGACGGTACGGTTTTGGCACGCTTCAAGAGCGGTGTTGCCCCTAACGATCCGGCGCTAATTCAAGCGATCGAAGCGGCCTTGGCCGCTTAG
- a CDS encoding phospholipid carrier-dependent glycosyltransferase: MTLSPPDSPKVRLRDRRDALILLGFWLLSLAIDGLWRSVDLAPPAWDQGDHFSRALAFWQAWQSPQLLNGGWWTQLWQLAPTYRGPLTYLLTLPLFLLFGANWESAIASNGLFSGLLLISTYGLGRLYANRTTGLVAAGLSLAAPLAIIQRVDYLIDYSLTAVLTLTWLCLSLWKFARSPKRRLGAAAASGVAIAAVFLTRPTGLIFLWLPLLWLAIAAVGQLFQQRRWQPLAELLVAGGIAGLLSWPWFSTNWLTILSSIANARDWGVKYQEGLEANTLAGWLYYPENLPEMLSPWLFGVLVVSSAIAAVWLWRRGESGPGSRDRWLWLAGFLFGAYLICVLGSTKVTRFFLPLLPSLIVPLVALPTVLPRRWQQALWTGVAAIAIAVGLQTIFPGPIRAAWPTRFPQTQAWPLAGIIERIRETQPQLQSTLAVLTDAEALNAFNLNAEGQKQDFSVFARQTLAPEENWQADLQAFDWFLSKTGDQGVMAGKTEERLVEAIARSPEFQSVGQWPLPDGSQAQLWQRRALTLSAKPSACPKQPLELAVIAPPQAKAGQPFQITYRLRGSIAQLRNSLLLITWQNDRDRLWVQDHQPGLGYLKAGAGCIELEERLTTQAPDSLPEGSYQLQVQRLDRETGDRQILPTASTVIQLGTILAPTSPTALDPVSRLHQLGTLLETGQVDPLFADVSLLNQADPEQHYLDQAIASLQARLEDEPNQLDWLYPLTLSYVLERQAPQAEAVLQRVVAVNPDNAWNWTYLGFVQLYQFQGAKARQSLQEAAMRQPEVPILPTLQAVAAVQSGQWGEAIARLRGEMN; this comes from the coding sequence GTGACGCTCTCTCCGCCCGATAGTCCCAAAGTCCGTCTGCGCGATCGCCGCGATGCCCTGATCTTGCTGGGGTTCTGGTTGCTGTCCTTAGCGATCGATGGACTCTGGCGCAGCGTTGACCTCGCCCCACCGGCTTGGGATCAAGGCGATCACTTCAGTCGGGCTCTGGCCTTTTGGCAGGCATGGCAATCACCTCAGCTTTTGAATGGCGGTTGGTGGACACAGCTATGGCAACTCGCGCCGACCTATCGGGGGCCACTGACCTATCTGCTGACCCTGCCGCTCTTCCTGCTGTTTGGAGCCAACTGGGAGAGCGCGATCGCTAGCAACGGTCTGTTTAGCGGACTGCTACTGATCAGCACCTACGGCCTGGGGCGACTCTATGCCAATCGCACCACGGGTTTGGTGGCGGCGGGTCTGAGTCTGGCGGCACCGCTGGCGATCATTCAGCGGGTCGATTACCTGATCGACTACAGCCTGACGGCAGTGCTGACGCTGACTTGGCTCTGCCTATCGCTCTGGAAGTTTGCGAGGAGCCCCAAGCGACGACTGGGGGCAGCAGCGGCCAGTGGGGTCGCGATCGCGGCGGTCTTTCTGACCCGTCCGACCGGACTGATCTTTCTGTGGTTGCCGCTGTTGTGGCTGGCGATCGCGGCAGTGGGCCAACTCTTCCAGCAACGCCGCTGGCAACCCTTGGCTGAATTGCTGGTGGCAGGTGGCATTGCAGGGCTGTTGTCTTGGCCTTGGTTTAGCACCAACTGGCTGACGATTCTGTCCTCGATCGCCAATGCTCGCGACTGGGGGGTGAAGTATCAGGAGGGTTTGGAGGCCAATACTCTCGCAGGCTGGCTCTACTACCCCGAAAATCTGCCGGAGATGCTGTCGCCCTGGCTGTTCGGTGTGTTGGTCGTCAGTAGTGCCATTGCTGCTGTTTGGCTTTGGCGGCGCGGTGAATCGGGACCCGGCTCGCGCGATCGCTGGCTCTGGCTGGCGGGCTTTCTCTTTGGTGCATATCTGATCTGTGTCCTGGGCAGCACCAAAGTCACACGTTTCTTCCTGCCGTTGCTGCCCAGCTTGATCGTGCCCTTAGTTGCCCTACCGACGGTTCTGCCCCGACGCTGGCAGCAGGCACTGTGGACGGGGGTGGCGGCGATCGCGATCGCAGTAGGATTACAGACCATTTTCCCAGGGCCGATCCGAGCAGCTTGGCCGACCCGCTTTCCCCAAACGCAGGCTTGGCCGTTGGCTGGGATCATCGAGCGCATTCGCGAGACACAACCGCAGCTGCAATCAACCCTAGCCGTCTTGACGGATGCCGAAGCTCTGAATGCCTTCAACCTCAACGCCGAGGGGCAAAAGCAGGACTTCAGCGTTTTTGCGCGGCAAACCCTAGCGCCGGAAGAGAACTGGCAGGCAGACTTGCAAGCGTTTGACTGGTTCCTCAGCAAAACCGGCGATCAGGGGGTGATGGCGGGCAAGACGGAAGAACGGCTGGTGGAAGCGATCGCGCGATCGCCTGAATTTCAGTCCGTGGGACAGTGGCCACTTCCAGATGGAAGTCAAGCGCAACTCTGGCAACGGCGAGCCCTGACCCTCTCGGCCAAACCGAGCGCCTGCCCCAAGCAGCCACTGGAACTAGCAGTCATTGCACCGCCTCAAGCCAAGGCCGGTCAGCCGTTTCAGATCACTTATCGGCTGCGCGGGTCGATCGCACAACTGCGCAACAGCCTGTTATTGATCACTTGGCAGAACGATCGCGATCGGCTCTGGGTGCAGGATCACCAACCGGGCCTGGGCTACCTTAAAGCCGGTGCGGGCTGCATTGAACTGGAAGAACGCCTGACCACCCAAGCCCCCGACTCGCTCCCAGAGGGTTCCTATCAGTTGCAGGTTCAACGTCTGGATCGCGAGACCGGCGATCGCCAAATCCTGCCGACGGCTTCGACGGTCATTCAACTGGGGACGATCCTGGCGCCGACCAGTCCGACGGCCCTTGATCCGGTCAGTCGCTTGCATCAGTTGGGGACACTCCTAGAGACTGGTCAGGTTGATCCGCTCTTTGCTGACGTGAGTCTTCTCAATCAGGCTGACCCTGAGCAGCACTATCTTGATCAGGCGATCGCCAGTCTCCAAGCGCGGTTAGAGGATGAGCCGAACCAGTTGGACTGGCTCTATCCCCTCACCCTCAGCTATGTGCTGGAGCGGCAAGCCCCCCAAGCGGAGGCTGTGCTGCAACGAGTCGTGGCGGTCAACCCTGACAATGCGTGGAACTGGACATACCTCGGGTTTGTGCAGCTCTATCAGTTCCAAGGCGCTAAGGCGCGACAGTCTTTGCAAGAAGCAGCGATGCGTCAGCCCGAAGTGCCGATTCTGCCGACTTTGCAAGCGGTGGCTGCGGTGCAGTCTGGACAGTGGGGCGAAGCGATCGCCCGTTTACGGGGAGAGATGAACTAA